The Microtus pennsylvanicus isolate mMicPen1 chromosome 5, mMicPen1.hap1, whole genome shotgun sequence DNA segment ttttaaatgacttttttatttttatttaatgtatatgtgtgtatgtgcaccatgtgtgttcaggtgcctTCAGAGCTCAGAAGAGtatgttagatcccctggaactggagttacagacaattgtgagctaccatgtgggttctgggcattgaacccaggtcctttggaagagcagtcagtgctcttaactactgagccacctccagcCTTTGCAGAGAATTTCTGCCTTTATTTtcaaaaggagattttttttcttctttttttttggggggggctccccgtcggggaatcgaaccccggtctcCCGCGTGACAGGCGGGGATACTCTCCACTATATAAACGAGGAAAaaggagattttttaaaaaagagttttctttctgtggtgtTATTGCTATTGAACTTTGAGAGTTTTTTGCATGTTTTAGAAAGACTTCatattgttctgttttattttttgagatgtcACAGGTAGCCAGTGGTCCACACAGTCTCAAAGACAAGGAAGCTAAGGGTCATGAGGGTCCTAAAAGGTGAGGAACGGGACAACCACTCAGCTGCCCCTGAGGATAGTTAAGGGTTAAGGTTGAGCGAGGTGTGGTGGGCCacttaattccaggactcaggaggcagaagcagagactgggaatctctgagtttggtgatagcctggtctacaaagagagttctagaacagccagggctacacagagaaatcctgactcaaaaagacacacacacacacacacacacacacacgggccaggcagcggtggctcatgcctttaattccagcacttgggaagcagagactggcagatcttttacaaggccagcctggtgtacagagtaagttccaagacaggctccaaagctgcagagaaaccctgtctttacaaaccaaaataataataataataatgaagaagaagaaagaaagaaaggaaggaaggaagaaaaagaaagaaagaaggaaaagaaaaaattaaggcTGGGCTGTCATTTTCACTGTGGTCCAGTTTAGAGTGACGGATGGAGATGGCAACACCATAGACTTAGGAAGAGAGATGGTGAGAAATGTAGGGTCAGCCACGGCCTGGGTCGGAAGCATTGCTCATGTCTGCCCATGTAGGATGGAGAGTGAACTCTTTGTGCCAGATTGTTCAGTATTGCTTAGCCTAAGGGTAAGAGGCAGTCCCAGAACCATGAGAGAAAGACGTGAGGCTGTTTCTACACAGCCTGTTGTAGAAACCAGAACAGGTGTCTTCCTACTTGGTAAAGACACTGTCCCCATGCAGGAGTTCAGCCACATCCTCCAAGGCTTCTTGGAGAGGAGCTCCTGGCAGGTAATTTGGTGGCCTGAAAGGTCCTCAGTGTCTCCTGGCCGGAATGGCTGGCTCTCTCGAGTCTGGTCCCAACAACCTGCCCTTCGCGTAGGTTCTTCGAAGCACAAACTAGTCCGGATCAAGCAAAACACCAGCCGCTGCTGGGCCTGTTTATGTTAGTCACTTCACTCAATTCTCTTCTGTTGAAATAAAGCATTCCTCCCTCGGCCGGTTTCCTAGAGTGCAGAAATCCAAGCCTAGACGGGGCGGGGTTGACGTGTTGGGGGCGGGGCTCGGGGCAGCCTCTGCCTGCAAATCCCGGGGCTCAGCGACTTGCAGGAGCGCGTTCAGCTGTCGAGCCATGGGGAACAACAACACGGACGACGACGGTGGGCTGTTGGCCGGGCGTGGGTCAGAGCCCCTGGGGCCGGGCGCCGGGCTTGGGGGCGCGGGTGTGGCGGCGCTGGTTGGGGGCGTGCTGCTCATCGGCTTGGTGTTGGCGGGGAACTCGCTCGTGTGCGTGAGCGTGGCCTCCGAGCGCACCCTGCAGACACCCACCAACTACTTCATCGTTAGCCTGGCGGCCGCCGACCTACTCCTTGCAATACTAGTGCTACCACTCTTTGTCTACTCCGAGGTGAGCCTCCATGCCCCAGCTCCACTCTCCTCCGTCCCTTCcgccttcctcccctccctttgccCGACCCTGGCGCAGTTCGGCTGAGCCAGGGTACCTGAAGGGGCTCCAGGCCTCCTCACTCCTGACTGCCTACCGTCTCCTGCTCTTGAGAATCCAGCGTCAGTTTTGCGTCTGTCGGGTCACCCTACCATCTTCCGGATCCTTTCCTATTCTCTGTGTGTGATCTGCTGACCCAGAGAAGGTTTGTGTCCCTGGAAGCAAGGATCGCAGATACTGTCTTTCCCATTTAAGTCCTGGCTCCCACTCCAGAAATACTGCACCCCTAATCCCTGCCAAAAGCCAGCTAGACCGACAGGCAAGTGTGCAGACACGCCTTACTGCCTATGACCACTGCCTTTTGGTTGGgactatgaacacacacacatacacacacacacacacacacacacacacacacacacacacgagagagagagagagagagagagagagagagagagagagagagagagagagagagagcaaagcctGCCACGACTCAACTGCTAGCAGCTTGGAGATTCAAAAGTGTAGAGAGGCCTGGGCAGGATAGTGAACCTGGGGGTGTCTAAGAGTCAGAACCTTCTGGAGACTTATGGGACAGAGTCACCCCAGACCAGGTCTGGCTCTTAGGTGTGTCTTCTATGGTGGAAACTTCTCTCTGCCCTAGGTTTGGCCAGAGAAGAGCTGCTTCAGACAGGAATGGGGAGGGACATAGTGGCCTTACTCTGGGGGGTTGGGCTACATAGGATTTCTAAGGAAGACACCGGGTTCTGGAGCTAGGGCAGAGGCCAGCAGCCGTGCTGGACCTCAGGTCCTCCCCAGGGACAGACGTCACTGTGATGGTTCTTAAGCTCCTAATCGTCCCAGATCAGTATGAAGGGATTTGGGGTGAGTGGGTTGAGCTGGCTGTATGCTCCTTTGCCCTTGGAGAACACTCCCTGCAGACTCGCTGAGAGCCCTAGACCACATTTGTCCTTAGGACAGTCGCGTGTACCCTGTCCAGCAAGTGAAGGGACCCATCCAAAGTCCCACAGCAGTGACAGTTGAAGCAGGCAGGATAACTCTAGGTGAGTCATGGAGGTGGTAGGGTTTGTGTTCAGTGGGCAGAGGGTCAGGCCTATGTCCCTATGGGCTTCCCTCCAGCAGATGGTATCAGTCTCCCTTGGGTCTTCCCCAAAGAAAGGAGACCCGAGTCAATGGTAGATCTGTCTGCCCCCTCTGTCTCCTATAACACAAGTGTCCCCAATTGCCCCAGACTTGCATTGGGCGTGCACACCCCCATCCTGTCTAATACACAGCCATTGCCTCTCTTCAACATGAATGGAGGTCAGGAAGTTAGCGTCTGAAATGTCaagttttgtgtttctttcctgCAACCTCTGCATGGCTAGGTTCAGGGTGGCGTGTGGCTGCTGAGTCCCCGCCTCTGTGACACCCTCATGGCCATGGACGTCATGCTATGCACCGCTTCCATCTTCAACCTGTGCGCCATCAGCGTGGACAGGTGGGTACCCCAGACaactcctctcccacccccacctcccagtcATCCGCCCAACTCTGCACCCTCACCACGCCTGTGTCCCTCTAGGTTCGTGGCCGTGACGGTGCCGCTAAGCTACAACCGTCAGGGTCAGCGCCAGCAGCTGCTCATCGCTGCCACATGGCTGCTATCTGCCGCGGTGGCTGCGCCGGTGCTGTGCGGCCTCAACGACGTGCCCGGCCGCGATCCAGCTGTGTGCCGTCTGGAGGACCGCGACTACGTGGTCTACTCGTCCGTTTGCTCCTTCTTCCTGCCCTGTCCACTCATGCTGCTGCTTTACTGGGCTACTTTTCGCGGCCTGCGGCGCTGGGAGGCAGCCCGGCATGCCAAGCTGCACAGCCGCGCGCCGCGCAGACCCAGCGGCCCCGGCCCGCCCGTGTCGGACAATGCTCAGGGCCCCCTTTTTCCACAATGTCTGCCCCCTTCACCCAGCCTCCTGCAAAGCCCCAGCGGCTCCAACCAGCCTGAGCCAGATCTCTCTCAGAGACCCTGTGGCCCTGAGTGTCCGCTCCCGGATGCAATGCTCCAGCAACGGCCAGCACTGCCTTCCTGCAGGAGGGGCGCCAAGATCACGGGAAGGGAGCGCAAGGCAATGAGAGTCTTGCCGGTGGTCGTCGGTGGGTTCCTGCCCTGGGGCAAGAGCTGATCTGTAGAGAGGAGTCCCAGGTGGAGAGTTCCGGGCTCCACGAGGTGGGAGGTGGGTGGAGTCTAGATTGGAAGggtgaaaggtgtgtgtgtgtggggtgaacTCGAGTGCAGGAGTTCAGGCTCACGCTGCCCACCCCCAGGGGCCTTCCTGATGTGTTGGACGCCTTTCTTCGTGGTGCACATCACGCGGGCGCTGTGTCCAGCTTGTTTCGTGCCCCCTAGCCTGGTCAGTGCCGTCACCTGGCTAGGCTATGTCAACAGTGCCCTCAACCCCATCATCTACACCATATTCAACGCCGAGTTCCGCAGCGTCTTCCGCAAGTCTCTCCGTCTCCGCTGCTGAAAAGGCCACTGCTGTCCTGAGGTCAGGGAGATCCAAGCCTGTGGGCGGAGTGCGCTGGCGCGTCTGATTAAACGAATTATTTCCTAATCATTTATGaaggctgggggttggggaggagcAAGCAAAAGAGGAGGTATTTTGGCCTGTATGATGGGGCCTGGATACTACTGGCTCAGCTCCCTCTTCTGAAGTCTCTTCTGCCCCAGGAAGAATTGGAGAGCTACTTCAGCTGGCTTTGTTTCCTCTCAACAGGTAAAGTGACCAAGTGTCTATCTGGGAGAGGAGCTAGAGGAACTTCCTGGGGTTCCTGTCCAGGCCAGCTCAGTAGGGAGGGCTCTGCTGTCATTAAAAGGGGGCATGGGTACCATTTTGGAAGCTTTCTCAAGTACAGTATATATTATAGCTTCCTGCCAGCCTCTCTCCAGAAGATATCCTGAATTTGCAAAGTTCCACTGGCGTTCCAGTGAGTCACATTCCCAGCCGTCAGTACTTTGTACTCCTCTGAAAGGGAGCCCTACACTCAGGTCCACCCAGGCCGTGTACCCCATGGATATCCAGCAGCAGGGTTCAAGGCAGGACCGAGGGACCCAAGTAGCTCCTGTGCTCGGGCTCTTTGGCCAAGGTCCAGTGCAGCAAGAAGAGATGACTCCTGGCA contains these protein-coding regions:
- the Drd4 gene encoding D(4) dopamine receptor, whose translation is MGNNNTDDDGGLLAGRGSEPLGPGAGLGGAGVAALVGGVLLIGLVLAGNSLVCVSVASERTLQTPTNYFIVSLAAADLLLAILVLPLFVYSEVQGGVWLLSPRLCDTLMAMDVMLCTASIFNLCAISVDRFVAVTVPLSYNRQGQRQQLLIAATWLLSAAVAAPVLCGLNDVPGRDPAVCRLEDRDYVVYSSVCSFFLPCPLMLLLYWATFRGLRRWEAARHAKLHSRAPRRPSGPGPPVSDNAQGPLFPQCLPPSPSLLQSPSGSNQPEPDLSQRPCGPECPLPDAMLQQRPALPSCRRGAKITGRERKAMRVLPVVVGAFLMCWTPFFVVHITRALCPACFVPPSLVSAVTWLGYVNSALNPIIYTIFNAEFRSVFRKSLRLRC